A part of Saccharomonospora amisosensis genomic DNA contains:
- a CDS encoding ABC transporter permease translates to MPLVLWVPASLALALVVLPVVGLLVRTDYANLPELLTSPSASNALRLSLLTAGLSTVACVVLGVPLAVVLARYRGRAVRVLRAVVLLPLVLPPVVGGLALLYLLGRNGFLGYLLDVTAGVRVPLTTAAVVVAQTFVAMPFLVVSLEGALRGAGDRYERVAATLGAGPWTVFRRVTVPLLLPALGSGAVLSFARALGEFGATITFAGSLEGVTRTLPLEVYNQAQTDVDSAVALALLLVVVAVVVIVLARPRALEGVRA, encoded by the coding sequence GTGCCGTTGGTGTTGTGGGTCCCTGCCTCCCTGGCTCTGGCGCTCGTCGTACTGCCGGTCGTCGGGTTGCTCGTGCGTACCGACTACGCCAACCTGCCCGAACTGCTGACGTCGCCGTCGGCCAGCAACGCGTTGCGACTGTCCTTGCTCACCGCCGGACTGTCCACTGTGGCCTGTGTGGTGCTGGGAGTGCCGCTTGCGGTGGTGCTTGCCCGCTACCGCGGGCGCGCGGTACGCGTGCTGCGGGCCGTTGTGCTGTTGCCGCTGGTGCTGCCGCCCGTCGTCGGCGGTCTCGCGCTGCTCTACCTGCTTGGCCGCAACGGCTTTCTCGGCTACCTGCTCGACGTCACCGCGGGCGTGCGGGTGCCACTGACCACCGCCGCCGTGGTCGTCGCGCAGACCTTCGTGGCGATGCCGTTCCTCGTGGTGAGCCTTGAGGGGGCGCTGCGTGGCGCCGGTGATCGCTACGAGCGTGTCGCCGCCACGCTCGGCGCGGGCCCGTGGACGGTGTTTCGCAGGGTCACCGTCCCGCTGTTGCTGCCCGCGCTGGGTTCCGGCGCGGTACTCAGCTTCGCCAGGGCGCTCGGTGAGTTCGGGGCGACGATCACGTTCGCGGGCAGCCTGGAAGGCGTGACCCGCACCCTGCCGCTCGAGGTGTACAACCAGGCGCAGACCGATGTCGACAGTGCCGTGGCACTCGCGCTGCTGCTGGTGGTGGTGGCCGTCGTGGTGATCGTGCTCGCGCGGCCTCGTGCGCTGGAAGGGGTGCGGGCGTGA
- a CDS encoding sulfate/molybdate ABC transporter ATP-binding protein translates to MTLHAELEASRGAFTLSVAFDVPRDSVLAVLGPNGSGKSTLLGCLAGLVVPDRATVTLGERTLDGHGHAVPPHRRGVGLLAQEALLFPHLSVTDNVAFAPRSRGASRADARATAHRWLSEVDAAELADRKPHQLSGGQAQRVAIARALAGQPELLLLDEPLAALDVDAAPAIRALLRRVLRDRGHRRATVLVTHDPLDALTLSDSVVVLSAGRIVERGPTREVLAAPRTAFTARIAGLNLVAGTATTGGESVRTSAGQLVTGVPSIEVATGEPAVAVFTPGSVAVHPAGSTVSGSPRNVIDAVISALEPHGPVVRLRTTEGISADLTPSSVAELALEPGRAVRLVIKATAVTIHPAIGR, encoded by the coding sequence GTGACACTGCACGCCGAGCTGGAGGCCAGCCGGGGCGCGTTCACGCTGTCGGTGGCCTTCGACGTGCCACGCGACTCCGTGCTGGCGGTACTCGGACCCAACGGGTCGGGCAAGTCCACGCTGCTCGGCTGCCTCGCCGGGCTGGTGGTGCCCGATCGCGCCACGGTGACTCTCGGAGAGCGCACTCTCGACGGGCACGGCCACGCGGTGCCGCCGCACCGGCGTGGTGTCGGCCTGCTCGCGCAGGAGGCGCTGCTGTTCCCGCACCTGAGCGTCACCGACAACGTCGCCTTCGCGCCGCGCTCGCGTGGCGCGTCCCGAGCGGACGCACGTGCCACCGCTCACCGCTGGCTGAGCGAGGTGGACGCCGCCGAACTCGCCGACCGCAAACCCCACCAACTCTCCGGGGGGCAGGCTCAGCGGGTGGCCATCGCACGCGCGTTGGCCGGACAACCGGAGTTGTTGCTGCTCGACGAGCCACTCGCGGCGCTCGACGTCGATGCCGCGCCAGCCATCCGCGCTCTGTTGCGGCGAGTGCTGCGCGATCGCGGCCACCGCAGAGCCACCGTGCTCGTGACCCATGACCCGCTCGACGCGCTGACGCTTTCCGACTCCGTCGTGGTGCTCTCGGCCGGGCGGATCGTGGAGCGCGGTCCCACGCGCGAGGTGCTGGCCGCGCCGAGGACGGCGTTCACCGCGCGAATCGCGGGGCTGAATCTCGTGGCGGGCACCGCAACCACAGGCGGTGAGAGCGTGCGCACCTCGGCAGGTCAACTGGTGACCGGCGTGCCGTCGATCGAGGTGGCCACAGGGGAACCCGCCGTCGCGGTGTTCACCCCGGGGTCGGTGGCGGTACACCCCGCTGGTTCGACCGTCAGCGGTAGCCCGAGGAACGTAATCGACGCCGTGATCTCGGCGCTTGAGCCGCACGGCCCGGTGGTGCGGCTGCGCACCACCGAGGGGATCAGCGCGGACCTGACCCCTTCCTCGGTGGCGGAACTGGCATTGGAGCCCGGCCGCGCGGTGCGACTCGTCATCAAGGCCACCGCGGTGACGATCCATCCTGCCATCGGCCGGTAG
- a CDS encoding HAD-IIA family hydrolase has protein sequence MSDQQWSYLTDMDGVLVHEEHLVPGADEFLAELRASGAKFLVLTNNSIYTPRDLRARLLRTGLDVPEEAIWTSALATARFLHSQRPNGSAFVIGEAGLTTALHEVGYVLTDTEPDYVVLGETRTYSFTSITRAIRLIDGGARFIATNPDPTGPSREGLLPATGSIAALIERATGRSPYYVGKPNPLMMRSALRALGTHSEHTLMIGDRMDTDVHSGIEAGLSTVLVLSGISTRESAERYPFRPTLVINSIADLLGRVKDPFAAA, from the coding sequence ATGAGCGATCAGCAGTGGAGCTACCTCACCGACATGGACGGCGTGCTCGTGCACGAGGAGCATCTCGTTCCGGGCGCCGATGAGTTCCTCGCCGAACTGCGGGCCAGTGGGGCCAAGTTCCTCGTGCTGACCAACAACTCCATCTACACGCCGCGTGACCTGCGGGCCAGGTTGTTGCGGACGGGACTGGACGTGCCGGAGGAGGCGATCTGGACCTCCGCGCTGGCCACCGCCAGATTCCTGCACTCACAGCGGCCGAACGGTTCGGCGTTCGTCATCGGCGAGGCCGGTCTCACCACGGCGCTGCACGAGGTCGGGTACGTGCTCACCGACACCGAACCCGACTACGTGGTGCTCGGCGAGACCCGCACCTACAGCTTCACATCCATCACGAGGGCGATCCGGCTGATCGACGGCGGGGCCCGGTTCATCGCGACCAACCCCGACCCCACCGGGCCGAGCAGGGAGGGCCTGCTACCCGCCACCGGCTCCATAGCGGCACTGATCGAGCGCGCGACCGGCCGCTCGCCCTACTACGTCGGCAAGCCGAACCCGCTCATGATGCGCTCGGCGCTACGCGCTCTTGGCACGCACTCCGAGCACACGTTGATGATCGGCGACCGGATGGACACCGATGTGCACTCCGGCATCGAGGCGGGGCTGAGCACGGTCCTCGTGCTCAGCGGCATCTCGACGCGCGAGTCCGCTGAACGCTACCCGTTCCGGCCGACCCTGGTGATCAACTCGATCGCCGATCTGCTAGGTCGGGTCAAGGACCCGTTCGCCGCTGCTTGA
- a CDS encoding metallophosphoesterase, which yields MNAEPTFVVGDVHGHHDELVAALRARGLVDAQGDWIGGRARLWFLGDFVDRGPDGIAVIDLVRKLQRQAPASGGGVDSLLGNHEILLLGVHRFGDTPVPSDFGPRSFARSWELNGGQLADQERLTPEHIEWLIARPVVAKTAGHLLVHSDTLEYLEWGDTEDAVNSAVREVLEGADIEQWWEVWRRMTTRYAFRGPEGERMADILLGQLGGQRVVHGHSVIADQLGVPASQIEGPFLYAGGKALGVDGGLFVGGPCLVVELADSYAPSEAHAAPTAG from the coding sequence GTGAATGCCGAGCCCACGTTCGTCGTCGGTGACGTGCACGGCCACCACGACGAGCTGGTCGCCGCGCTCCGTGCGCGCGGGCTGGTCGATGCCCAAGGCGACTGGATCGGTGGTCGGGCCAGGCTGTGGTTCCTAGGCGACTTCGTGGACAGGGGGCCTGACGGGATCGCCGTGATCGACCTGGTGCGAAAGCTCCAGCGGCAGGCGCCCGCTTCCGGCGGTGGTGTCGACAGCCTGCTCGGCAACCACGAGATCCTGTTGCTCGGTGTGCACCGCTTCGGCGACACGCCGGTGCCGTCTGACTTCGGGCCGCGCAGCTTCGCCCGCAGCTGGGAGCTCAACGGCGGGCAGCTTGCCGACCAGGAGCGGCTCACCCCCGAACACATCGAGTGGTTGATCGCCCGCCCCGTCGTCGCCAAAACGGCCGGACACCTGCTGGTGCACTCCGACACCCTGGAGTACCTCGAATGGGGTGACACCGAGGATGCCGTCAACTCGGCGGTGCGGGAGGTGCTCGAAGGCGCCGACATCGAGCAGTGGTGGGAGGTGTGGCGGCGGATGACCACGCGTTACGCCTTCCGTGGGCCGGAAGGTGAACGGATGGCCGACATCCTGCTCGGGCAGTTGGGCGGGCAGCGAGTGGTGCACGGGCACAGCGTCATCGCCGACCAGTTGGGCGTGCCCGCCTCACAGATCGAGGGCCCGTTCCTGTACGCGGGCGGTAAGGCACTCGGCGTGGACGGCGGGCTGTTCGTCGGCGGTCCGTGCCTGGTGGTGGAACTCGCCGATTCCTACGCGCCCTCCGAGGCACACGCCGCGCCCACAGCGGGCTGA
- a CDS encoding YccF domain-containing protein — protein sequence MRALLNVIWLVLSGFWLALGYAIAGLISFVLIITIPFGIASFRIANYALWPFGRTVTDREDAGAASVLGNIIWIVVAGFWLAVIHIVTGVLLCLTIIGIPLGIGNFKLIPVSLLPLGRRIVPVRD from the coding sequence ATGCGGGCGTTACTGAACGTGATCTGGCTGGTGTTGTCCGGCTTCTGGCTGGCCCTCGGCTACGCGATAGCCGGGCTCATCAGCTTCGTGCTGATCATCACGATCCCGTTCGGTATCGCCTCGTTCCGCATCGCCAACTACGCGCTGTGGCCGTTCGGCCGCACCGTCACCGACCGTGAGGACGCTGGAGCGGCGTCGGTGCTCGGCAACATCATCTGGATCGTCGTCGCGGGGTTCTGGCTCGCGGTCATCCATATCGTGACCGGGGTCCTGCTGTGCCTGACGATCATCGGAATACCGCTCGGTATCGGGAACTTCAAGCTGATTCCGGTCTCTTTGCTGCCACTTGGCAGGCGGATCGTGCCCGTACGGGACTGA
- a CDS encoding AMP-binding protein has protein sequence MPDAPAVPSYSSGTSDVPLLGDTIGDNFDRTVRAFGERDALVEQFTGRTWTYEQLAAEVNALALGLANAGVGKGDRVGIWAPNCAEWTMTQYATAKIGAILVNINPAYRAHELEYVLNQSGITMLVAAESFKTSDYAGMIEEVRPRCEALRHVVLLGDEEWNALFEHGRQADPALLERLRATLSADDPINIQYTSGTTGFPKGATLSHHNILNNGFFVGELCGYTEADRICIPVPFYHCFGMVMGNLAATSHGACMVIPAQAFEPAATLRAVQAQRCTSLYGVPTMFIAELAEADFDSYDLSSLRTGIMAGSPCPVEVMKQVIERMGMTEVTICYGMTETSPVSTQTRADDSIERRVSTVGRVHPHLEVKIVDPETGLTVPRGTPGEFCTRGYSVMLGYWEQPEQTAEAIDAARWMHTGDLAVMDDEGYVNITGRIKDMVIRGGENIYPREIEEFLYTHPDVLDAQVIGVPDRRYGEELMAWVRMREGAPPLTAEALRDFCHGRLAHYKIPRYVHVVDEFPMTVTGKVRKVEMREKSVELLGLDEPAKGS, from the coding sequence ATGCCGGACGCGCCCGCTGTCCCCAGTTACTCCTCGGGCACCTCGGACGTCCCGCTGCTGGGAGACACCATCGGTGACAACTTCGATCGCACGGTGCGGGCGTTCGGAGAACGTGACGCACTCGTGGAGCAGTTCACCGGCAGGACGTGGACCTACGAACAACTCGCCGCCGAGGTGAACGCGCTGGCGCTTGGCTTGGCGAATGCCGGTGTTGGCAAGGGTGACCGGGTCGGGATCTGGGCTCCCAACTGTGCGGAATGGACGATGACCCAGTACGCCACCGCCAAGATCGGCGCGATACTGGTCAACATCAACCCCGCGTACCGCGCCCACGAACTGGAGTACGTGCTCAACCAGTCCGGGATCACCATGCTGGTGGCCGCGGAGAGCTTCAAGACCTCCGACTACGCGGGAATGATCGAGGAGGTACGCCCGCGCTGCGAGGCGCTGCGGCACGTCGTGCTGCTGGGCGACGAGGAGTGGAACGCACTGTTCGAGCACGGCAGGCAGGCCGATCCCGCGCTGCTGGAGCGGCTGCGTGCGACGTTGAGCGCCGACGATCCGATCAACATCCAGTACACCTCAGGCACTACGGGGTTCCCGAAGGGTGCCACGCTGAGCCATCACAACATCCTCAACAACGGCTTCTTCGTAGGTGAACTGTGCGGTTACACCGAAGCCGACCGGATCTGCATCCCGGTGCCCTTCTACCACTGTTTCGGCATGGTGATGGGCAACCTGGCCGCGACAAGTCATGGCGCCTGCATGGTCATCCCCGCGCAGGCGTTCGAGCCCGCGGCCACGCTGCGAGCGGTACAGGCGCAACGATGCACGTCGCTGTACGGCGTCCCGACGATGTTCATCGCGGAACTGGCCGAAGCCGACTTCGACTCCTACGACCTGTCCAGCCTGCGGACCGGGATCATGGCGGGCTCGCCGTGCCCGGTGGAAGTGATGAAGCAGGTCATCGAGCGGATGGGGATGACGGAGGTGACCATCTGCTACGGCATGACGGAGACCTCCCCGGTTTCGACACAGACAAGGGCCGACGACTCGATCGAGCGACGCGTGTCCACTGTGGGCAGGGTGCACCCGCACCTGGAGGTGAAGATCGTTGACCCGGAGACGGGGCTGACGGTGCCACGCGGAACCCCCGGCGAGTTCTGCACCCGGGGCTACTCGGTGATGCTCGGTTACTGGGAGCAGCCGGAGCAGACGGCCGAGGCCATCGACGCCGCGCGGTGGATGCACACCGGAGATCTCGCGGTGATGGACGACGAGGGCTACGTCAACATCACCGGCCGGATCAAGGACATGGTCATCCGGGGCGGGGAGAACATCTACCCGCGTGAGATCGAGGAGTTCCTTTACACCCACCCGGACGTCCTCGACGCGCAGGTGATCGGTGTGCCCGATCGCAGGTACGGCGAGGAGTTGATGGCGTGGGTGCGGATGCGCGAGGGCGCTCCGCCGCTCACCGCCGAGGCGCTGCGCGACTTCTGCCATGGCAGGCTCGCGCATTACAAGATCCCGCGCTACGTGCACGTGGTGGACGAGTTCCCGATGACGGTTACCGGCAAGGTGCGCAAGGTCGAGATGCGGGAGAAGTCGGTCGAACTGCTCGGGCTGGATGAACCGGCCAAGGGATCGTAG